GTCCGCATCGAAGTCGCTGAGCGGGCTGAGTTCCTCTCCCCAGCGTCGCACATCCTGGAACTGCACAAACGCACTGAGCCCTTCCTCGCGGGCGACCGCCATATGGACGCGCGTGCGCATGGAAACGAACGCCGCGCGGGATGCACCGCTCCCCGGTTCGAGACTTTCGTACCGGGTCCGGAGTTGCCCGCCGAGGGAGATGCCCTCCTGGCTGGTGGCCGTGAAGGGGAAGAACGCGAGGCCGGCGCCCAGGCATAACGCCGAGACTGCGCCCAGGGAATGGCGACCCTTCACACGCCGGGCGAGCGAAGGTCGACAGGCCGCAGTCGTGTTGGAAGGTTCAAATATTGGGACGCTCATGAGTCGCCCCCTCCGGGAGGGCAACGAAGTGCCGGGAATCCCATCATAAGTCACACTCCTGCAGTCCGTAGACTTCGACGCGCGTGCCCGAGGAAATGTGCTCGGCTTCCTCCGGGAGTGCGGCCCATGCATTCGCTTTCAGAAGCGAACTGATCCGAAAAGCCTCCTGCCCCGGCAGCACTCGGACGTGGACGCCCAAGCCGGAATCGCTCTCGACACGAGCTCTCTGGATGTACCTGAGTCCCGCACGTTTCCGTTCTTCTCCCACCAAGGGCAACCACATCGGGGTCTCAGCCCGCCGCCCCAAGACTGCGCGGATGTACGGGTGGACGAAGAATCGGAACGCCACCGCCGTGGCGGCGGGGTTGCCAGGGAGCCCGAAGAAGATTCCTCCACCGGGAAGCTGGGCGACGAAGAGGGGCTTCCCCGGTCGCACGGAGACCCCGTGGAGAAGAGTGCGTGCCCCGAATGAGTGGAGCGCCTCGGGAACGAAGTCGGTGCTTCCCTTGGAGACCGCTCCCGTGGACACGACGAAGTCTGCCTGTTCATCGATCGCGTGCTTCAACAACTCGGTGAAGCACCGAGGATCGTCTGCCACGGTCCCAGAGGATACGATTTCTACGCCGAGAGATGCGAGCGCGCCCTCCAAATAGGGCAAGCTCGAGTTTCGAATGCGCCCCGGAAGCGCAGCTTCCGCCGAGCTCCGGGCGAGCTCCGAGCCCGTACAGATCACGCTCGCCCTGGGGACCCTCACGACTGCAACTCTCTCGACCCCCAAGGCCGTGATCGCCATCAACTGCGCGGGCCCAACTCGATCCCCTGCGGCCAGGATCGGTGCGCCGGCTCGGAAGTCGTCCCCCTCACGGCGGACATGCCTCTCAGGCCGAGCGGATACCGTCAGGCGGATCCTTGTGGCAAGGCCGCCTCCGCCCTCCACGATTTCGACCTCCTCCCATGGTACAACCGCATCGAGGCCCCGGGGCAGGGGCGCGCCCGTGTTGATTTCCCACGTCCCCTCCTCCCCGGCGACAGAGGGCTCGTCCCCGCACCGTGCCCGGCCCACGACGCGCAGCAAAGTTCCCGGAGGAATCTCTTTTCCGTGCGTGGCCAGGGCGAAGCCGTCCATTGCGGAGCTGGCGAACCGGGGGTGGCAAGTCGGACTCGGAAGGGGTGCCGCCACCGTGCGACCGAGAGAGGCCGCCGGAGCCACCCATTCAACGTCCAGCGACTGCGCATGCCGAAGAATCCGACGACTTGCCTGGCGGTAGGACATCATCGGGGCCCCCACGGAATCAAGCATGGGGACTCCCTTCTAGATCTCCCCTGCGCGCGCTTGGAGTCCTGACCCCGACCTCTGGGTTCGAGCCAGCGATCCGCTCGAGGTCGGCAAGCTCGGAACGGGTGTTCGCGCTTCGGAAGACCCGGGTCGGATCACAGACCGAATTCAGCTGGCGCGCGGGCACGCGATGTGCATTCACGGCCTCGGCGAGTGCGATGACGGAAAGCTCCCCCCGAGCGATCCTTTTCTCGACAGGGTCAAGGCACTCGATCGCGTACCAGGCACACAGGGGCTCAATGCCGCGAGGACCCGTCACCGCGACTGCGGCTCGAGCCCCTGAAGCGCGACCCGCTTCAGCGATAAGCGAAATCAGCTCGGGGCCGACCAGGGGCATGTCACACGCGAGCACGAATACGCCGTCACTTCCAGTGCGATCCGCCAGGAGCAGCCCGGCATGGAGTCCTCCGAGAGGACCGGAGCCCGGGATCGTGTCGCCGACAGCCCGCAACCCAAGGGCCTCTCCAGCTCCGGCGAGGTTCGTCACGAGAACGACCTCTCCGCACACTGAACCCAGGGTCTGCGCGGCTCGGCGCGCCAGGGGCTCACCCATGAAGGGGAACAGCGCCTTGGGAGTCCCGAACCGGGAGCTCTGGCCTCCCCCCAAAACGGCTCCGAGCATCTGTTTCGGGCCGATCGGGTTCGCGGTGCTCATGGCCGGCTCGAAACCAAAACGGGCCCTGCCAGGACCTTGCTCTCGGTGGGGAGGAGAATCTCGACGCGCGTACCTCGGCTCACCCGACTGTCGATTTCCACCTGCGCACCGACATAACTCGCCCGCTCCTGCATCCCGAGGAGTCCGAGCCTCTCCCCTTTGGCGCCGGGCCCCCCCGTAGCCGTCACGTCGAAGCCACATCCGTCGTCCTCTACGGTGATGAGAACGAAGTCGGCCGCGCCCCGCATTACGACCCGCACCCCGGTTGCATCGGCATGCCGCCGAGCATTCGTGATCGCCTCCTGCACGATGCGGTAGGCGGCAAGCTCAGCCTCCGGAGACAGCGCCATTTCCAGACCACGCCTGGTTACCTCCACCCGAAAGCCGCACTCCTCTCGCATCTCCCGCGCATAGCCCTCGATCGCGGCCGCGAGCCCGAGATCGTCGAGGGCAGGAGGCCGGAGTCCACGTGCCGTTCTCTGCACACCCTCCGCCGCGTCCAGTAGCTCCGCTCGGATTCCAGTCAACTCATCCGCGAGCGGGCCCGAGCCGAGCCGTTTCTGAATGGCCGACAAGCGAAAGCCGACGGCTGTGATCCGCTGGGCCGTGTCGTCGTGTAGCTCACCCGCGACGCGCTCGCGCTCTGCTTCCTGCGCATGCAACGCCCGGGCGGCCAGTTCCCTCAATCGCTCGCGGTATTGGGTCAGGCTCTCCAGCATGGCGTTGAAGCCCCGGATCACGCGCTCCGCATCACGGTCGGCGAATATCGAAAGCGGTGCTCCCCCAACAGGTTTCCCTTCGGAAACCCTTCGAGCCGCCTGCTCGATTCCCCTCAATGGTGAGAGCGCGAGGCGCAACAAGACGGCGTTCGCGACGATCGAAGCGATACCGACCGCGACCACAAGGG
This genomic stretch from Gemmatimonadota bacterium harbors:
- a CDS encoding molybdenum cofactor guanylyltransferase, translating into MSTANPIGPKQMLGAVLGGGQSSRFGTPKALFPFMGEPLARRAAQTLGSVCGEVVLVTNLAGAGEALGLRAVGDTIPGSGPLGGLHAGLLLADRTGSDGVFVLACDMPLVGPELISLIAEAGRASGARAAVAVTGPRGIEPLCAWYAIECLDPVEKRIARGELSVIALAEAVNAHRVPARQLNSVCDPTRVFRSANTRSELADLERIAGSNPEVGVRTPSARRGDLEGSPHA
- a CDS encoding sensor histidine kinase → MSATAGREGLSAAVGGPVRRLVRAGLRIPLFYKLLVANVGIVGSAVIGTARLVAVGGRVQAQGPSTMEWTTLVVAVGIASIVANAVLLRLALSPLRGIEQAARRVSEGKPVGGAPLSIFADRDAERVIRGFNAMLESLTQYRERLRELAARALHAQEAERERVAGELHDDTAQRITAVGFRLSAIQKRLGSGPLADELTGIRAELLDAAEGVQRTARGLRPPALDDLGLAAAIEGYAREMREECGFRVEVTRRGLEMALSPEAELAAYRIVQEAITNARRHADATGVRVVMRGAADFVLITVEDDGCGFDVTATGGPGAKGERLGLLGMQERASYVGAQVEIDSRVSRGTRVEILLPTESKVLAGPVLVSSRP
- a CDS encoding molybdopterin molybdotransferase MoeA, with translation MLDSVGAPMMSYRQASRRILRHAQSLDVEWVAPAASLGRTVAAPLPSPTCHPRFASSAMDGFALATHGKEIPPGTLLRVVGRARCGDEPSVAGEEGTWEINTGAPLPRGLDAVVPWEEVEIVEGGGGLATRIRLTVSARPERHVRREGDDFRAGAPILAAGDRVGPAQLMAITALGVERVAVVRVPRASVICTGSELARSSAEAALPGRIRNSSLPYLEGALASLGVEIVSSGTVADDPRCFTELLKHAIDEQADFVVSTGAVSKGSTDFVPEALHSFGARTLLHGVSVRPGKPLFVAQLPGGGIFFGLPGNPAATAVAFRFFVHPYIRAVLGRRAETPMWLPLVGEERKRAGLRYIQRARVESDSGLGVHVRVLPGQEAFRISSLLKANAWAALPEEAEHISSGTRVEVYGLQECDL